A DNA window from Hoplias malabaricus isolate fHopMal1 chromosome 5, fHopMal1.hap1, whole genome shotgun sequence contains the following coding sequences:
- the LOC136697353 gene encoding PTB domain-containing engulfment adapter protein 1-like yields MSDIEDDTEISFSVKFLDRVEVARGEGMQILTEAAAALQGPSRATSEKVKKKKTKVHLFLSRSAIDVLEHKTKFMLYTCPLSSVSFCAVVQNHPKTFGFIAKHPAVDTFHCYLFHSKKFSHLLVSVIGDAFRASGQRESLRGSRDLVVEALRHKNNVLQRENTELRRKVQQEKQGDTKTHIYENSEDSDTEPTNSHVRFSSTGSYLRNT; encoded by the exons ATGAGTGACATTGAGGACGACACTGAAATCTCCTTCTCTGTGAAG TTTCTGGATCGTGTGGAGGTGGCCCGGGGGGAGGGGATGCAGATCCTCACTGAGGCAGCAGCAGCGTTACAG GGCCCCAGCCGAGCCACGAGTGAGaaggtgaagaagaagaagactaaagtccatctgtttctctcccGGAGCGCCATCGACGTCCTGGAGCATAAGACTAAG tttatGTTGTACACCTGTCCCCTGTCCTCCGTCTCGTTCTGTGCTGTAGTTCAGAATCATCCCAAAACATTCGGGTTCATCGCCAAACACCCGGCAGTCGACACCTTCCACTGCTACCTCTTCCACAGCAAGAAGTTT TCTCACCTGCTGGTGTCTGTGATTGGAGACGCGTTTCGAGCGAGTGGTCAGCGCGAGAGTCTGAGGGGGAGCAGAGACCTGGTCGTAGAGGCTCTCAGACACAAG aacaatgtcctgcagagagagaacactgaaCTGAGGAGAAAAGTGCAGCaggagaaacaaggagat acaaaaacacatatttatgaAAACTCTGAAGATTCTGACACTGAGCCGACTAACTCACACg TGAGATTCAGCTCCACTGGGAGTTACCTGAGgaacacctga